Part of the Lujinxingia vulgaris genome is shown below.
GCCCTGCGAGCCGGTGTGGTCGGCGCGGCGGCCCACGCGAATGATCGGCGGCTGTGAGGCCGGGATCTCATAGAGGGCGCTGGCCAACTCCGGGTCGCTTCCGTAGAGGCGCCACAACTCCAGCGGACCGGCCGGATCGTCGATGCGGCCTGAGGTTGAGGGAAGCCCCACCGGGTAAGGCGCCGCGGGCACGCCGCGGTCGAAAAAGTCTGAGGTGTAGACATAGGCCCGCGCCGGGCGCAGCTGCGGCACGCGCTGGTTGACCAGGCGACTTTGATGAACGTCGTCGAAGACCGGCGCCTCAATCGCCAGCTCGTACTCACCCTCGGGAAGATCAAATTCCCAGCGCCCTTCGGCGTCGGTGGTGGTCGTGAGCTCAAGGCCGAGCACTTCGACCGTGGCGCCTTCGATGGGCGTATCGGTCCAGCCGTCGGCCAGGCGGCCGCTCAGCTCACCGGCAAAGGCCGGGCTGGCGAGTAGCATTACGACAAGGGCGATGAGGGCGACGAAGATCTGGCGCATGAACCTCTCCCTGGAGCGGGGTCGAAGATCGGGGTGGACCGGCTGTACGTCGCTGTTGCACCTACATCATACCACACCCGCCGCAACAGACGCCACTCTGGCACGATGGCATCGCGTCGCCCCCCCTGTCGACCGCTTATTCGGCCGCGACGAGCAGGTGTTCGGTATAAGGCTCGGCGCCGATAAAGTCGCCGACCTGCCCGAACTCATCGACCAGCTGCGCCAGCGTCTCACGCAGCCAGCGCGTGGCCAGACCGCTGGTGGCCGGTGGAAGCTCCACAAGAATCGGACCGATGACCGGCTCAAAATAACCGATCGGATCGTCGCCCCAGGGCGCCTGACGGAGTTTCTGGGGAAGTTCGCGAAGCTCCGCTTCGGTCAGGCCTCGCACCCAGGGCTTGCCGGCGATCAGGTGGGTGGCCAGCGAGCTCGCAAAGAAGACGTCGAAGCTGGCCTGATCGGCCTCGTTGACCAGCTTGTCGTTGTAGAGGAGCGCGGCCAGGTCTTCGACCCGGTGGCGCGTCACCCCGAAGAGCCAGAGCTGCTTAAACGCCAGCATCCCGATGCGCAACGCGGCCTGATCGACCTGCGACTGCGTATGAAAAATGTCGAAGGTGGCGCGATCGGCGGCAAAGGTCGGTCGCACCGCGCTCAGGCCCTCAAAGAGCGCCGCCTCATCGGGGTTGAGCAGCGAATAGGGCAGATCTTCGACGAGGGTGAGCGTGGGGCGCTGCTCAAGCTGCGCAGCTTTGAGCTTGAGGTTATGCGCCAGCGAATACCCCACCTGAAAGAGCTGTCGCAGCGGCACCGTGCGGATCACCCGCTCGGCGCGCGCAAGCTCGGTGCGGGAGACAAACTCCAGGCCCAGGCTTAAGTACCCGCCGGTGCGGCGCACCACCTCCCTGCCCGTCTCGATCTCGCCAGGCTCAATGCCGTCGGCGATCATCGTGCGGTTGTTGAGCGCGGTGAGCTCGGCGGCGATGCGCTCGATCAGCGCCTCATCGTCGAGGGCGTCGACGACCTTGAAGAAGAAGAGGCGCTCATCCAGGTTTTCAACGAGCACCCGCGGCACATCGAAGGTCTCGGGCGTGGCGAGTTGGACTTTGGCCTCCAGGTCGCCCTTCTCCCAGCGCTCCCGAAAGCGCACCGGGTTGAGGTAGGCGTAGACGGCCAGCGCCTCGGTGCGCGCCACATAACCGAACTCCTCCAGGCGGCTTGTGCGCCACTGCAGGGCCATCTCCTCCATCTGCGAGGTCAGCTCCCAGCGCACCGCCTCAAAAAGCGTCCAGGCCATGGCCGGGTCCACTTCATAAAGACGTTTGACCATCGCGCGCATCAGGGCGGCGATATCTTCATCGTCGGTGTAGACGAGCGCGTAGGCGTTGTCCGGGCTCAGCTCCACGCGATCCGGAAGATGATCGGGGATGCCCTCCTCCGGGTCGAGCACCTCCACGGCCTCCACGTGCGCCTTGAAGTAGAGCGCGATGACCTCCGGATCGAGATCGCGGATGACCTGCTTAAAGCGCACATCGTCGGCCTCGGCGACCAGCACCGCCATCCAGGTGGCCATGCGGCGGCCGCTTAAGTGATCGCCCTCCCAGCAGTCCAGGTCGATGATGACCTGAATCTGCTCGGGGCTGGCGTAGGGCACAAGATCGACGCCCTGATCAAAGCCCGCCTCTTTGATCAGCCGAAAAAGGCTGTGGGGGTTGATGCTGGGGATGAAGCCTTCGGCGTCGGGGCGATCGAGGATGGCCTGGATCTGTTCGACGGGGTTGCCCGGCCCCAGCGAGGAGTCCTGGCCGGCGATCAGCGCCCGGGCGATGCCCGGGGCTGAGCGTTGGGGGTTCAACTCGACGATCTTATCATTGCTCATGGTTCGCCCTTCAGGGTGCGGGAAGAAAGATCAGGCGTCGTCGCCGCTCTCAGCGTCTGACCCTTCGGCCTCTTTCTGAGCGATGCGCTCATCGATCAACGCCAGGGTCTCTTTAACCCCGTAGAGGTGGATGAAGGTGCCCAGGCGCGGGCCGCGATCCTGGCCGAGCAGCATGCGGTACATCGTCTTAAACCACTTGCCGAGCGCCACGCCGTGGTCTTTGCCGGCGGAGTAAGTGGCCGACTGCAACTCCTCGGCGTCGCTGCCCTCGTAGCCGGCCAGGAAGTCGCGTAGCTGACGCACACTCGGCATCATCTCGTCCGACGGAAGTTCGTACTCTTTGGTCGGGACGATGAAGTCCTGGTAGTAGCGCGCGGCGCGATCGATCATGTCGTCGATCACCGCATCGTCGGCCTCCGAGTGCGCATCGTAGCGCTGGAGGTACTCGCGGATGATCTCCTTGTCGCCGGTGTTGAGCACGCTCACCAGGTTGAGGATCATCGAGTAGGTCAGGTCGCTCTCAAAGCCGAGCTCCTCGCCAGCATCGATCTTATCGTACTCGATAAAGGTGATCGGGTTGTTGAGACGCTCGTCTTCGTCGGCGCGGCCGAACTCGGCGCGGGCCTGCAGGTGGTCGTCGGTGGAGCGCGGGATCACGTCGAAGTGCAGCTTCTTGGCCTTGACCGGGTTCTGGAAAATAAACCAGCTCAGGCTCTCGAGTGTGCCGTACTGCAGCCACTCGTCGATGGTCAGGCCGCTGCCGACGCTCTTGGAGATCTTCGCCCCGTTCTCATCCAAAAAGAGCTCATAAAACATGCCCGCCGGGGGCTCGCCGCCGAGCACGCGCACGATCTTGGCGGAGAGTTCGGCCGACTCGATGAGATCTTTGCCGTACATCTCGTAGTCGACGCCGAGCACGTACCAGCGCATCGCCCAGTCGACCTTCCAGCCGACTTTGACGTTGCCGTCGGTGACCGGGACGGTGTCCTGATTGCCGCAGGACTCGATGCCGCGGAAGGACTTATCGCAGGCGTACGAGACGGTTCCGGCGTCGGGATTTACCCCGGTGATGCGGGTCGTGTAGACCTTGCCGCACTTGCGGCAGATGGGGAAGAAGGGGCTCCAGTCGGCGCGCTTCTCCTGGCTGAGCGTGGGCGTGATGACGCCGCGCACCTCTTCGTACTTTTCCAGGATGCGGGTCAGCCCGGGGTTAAACGCACCGCTGCGGTACTGCTCGTTGGACGAGACGAAGTCGTACTCGAAGCCGAAAGAGTCGAGAAAACGGCGCAGCTGGGCGTTCATGTAACCCGAGAAGCTCTCTTCCTCACCAAAGGGGTCGGGGATGTCGCAAAGCGGCTTGCCCAGATGCTCGGCGATGAGCTCCTGGTTGGGCATGTTCTGCGGCACTTTACGAAGTCCGTCGAGGTCGTCGCTGAAGGCGACCAGACGCGTGGGGCGGCCGGTGAGATGCTCATAGGCCTTGCGCACCCAGGTGGTGCGAGCGACCTCGGCAAAGGTGCCGATATGCGGCAGGCCGCTGGGACCGAAGCCCGTCTCAAAGAGCGTGGGTTTATCGCCCTTCTCGTCGCCGGATTTGGTCTTCTCGGAGCGCTCCACAATCTTGTGGGCTTCGCGGTAGGGCCAGGCTTTGAGGTGTTCGGGCAACTCACTCATGGTGCGCTCTCGGTGGTACGGGTTAGCCAGAATGTACTGGGGAAAAGGGTAGAAAAGCCGCGCGCCGGGGCGTCGGCGGCGGCACTGTAGTGGGGCAATTTCGACAATGCAACCGGGGCTGCGAGGCTAAGCGACACGCCTTTTGGAGCGTCGCGTTTTGCGCGCTTCGATGCGCGCGCCCCGCCGTCAGCGGGGCGGCACCCTCGGGGATCAGCCCGCGCACCCGCAACATTCCCGCACGCGCCAACGCTCCAGCGCATCGGCGCACGCTCAG
Proteins encoded:
- a CDS encoding DUF6178 family protein; translation: MSNDKIVELNPQRSAPGIARALIAGQDSSLGPGNPVEQIQAILDRPDAEGFIPSINPHSLFRLIKEAGFDQGVDLVPYASPEQIQVIIDLDCWEGDHLSGRRMATWMAVLVAEADDVRFKQVIRDLDPEVIALYFKAHVEAVEVLDPEEGIPDHLPDRVELSPDNAYALVYTDDEDIAALMRAMVKRLYEVDPAMAWTLFEAVRWELTSQMEEMALQWRTSRLEEFGYVARTEALAVYAYLNPVRFRERWEKGDLEAKVQLATPETFDVPRVLVENLDERLFFFKVVDALDDEALIERIAAELTALNNRTMIADGIEPGEIETGREVVRRTGGYLSLGLEFVSRTELARAERVIRTVPLRQLFQVGYSLAHNLKLKAAQLEQRPTLTLVEDLPYSLLNPDEAALFEGLSAVRPTFAADRATFDIFHTQSQVDQAALRIGMLAFKQLWLFGVTRHRVEDLAALLYNDKLVNEADQASFDVFFASSLATHLIAGKPWVRGLTEAELRELPQKLRQAPWGDDPIGYFEPVIGPILVELPPATSGLATRWLRETLAQLVDEFGQVGDFIGAEPYTEHLLVAAE
- a CDS encoding lysine--tRNA ligase, translated to MSELPEHLKAWPYREAHKIVERSEKTKSGDEKGDKPTLFETGFGPSGLPHIGTFAEVARTTWVRKAYEHLTGRPTRLVAFSDDLDGLRKVPQNMPNQELIAEHLGKPLCDIPDPFGEEESFSGYMNAQLRRFLDSFGFEYDFVSSNEQYRSGAFNPGLTRILEKYEEVRGVITPTLSQEKRADWSPFFPICRKCGKVYTTRITGVNPDAGTVSYACDKSFRGIESCGNQDTVPVTDGNVKVGWKVDWAMRWYVLGVDYEMYGKDLIESAELSAKIVRVLGGEPPAGMFYELFLDENGAKISKSVGSGLTIDEWLQYGTLESLSWFIFQNPVKAKKLHFDVIPRSTDDHLQARAEFGRADEDERLNNPITFIEYDKIDAGEELGFESDLTYSMILNLVSVLNTGDKEIIREYLQRYDAHSEADDAVIDDMIDRAARYYQDFIVPTKEYELPSDEMMPSVRQLRDFLAGYEGSDAEELQSATYSAGKDHGVALGKWFKTMYRMLLGQDRGPRLGTFIHLYGVKETLALIDERIAQKEAEGSDAESGDDA